A single Entelurus aequoreus isolate RoL-2023_Sb linkage group LG11, RoL_Eaeq_v1.1, whole genome shotgun sequence DNA region contains:
- the LOC133660674 gene encoding uncharacterized protein LOC133660674 translates to MTQSAINRSFLQEMAENKSLTASTDAPPALMEGETFHVFISYSSTDQQWTHSLIDQLEARGLQVCYHERDFTPGRTVLENMSECIQESQKVLLVLSSEFVRSRWCLLEANMSLFRDCLERKPIVPVLLEPGVCVPLHLCHLTYLEAVDTEFLAKLLKVLFTNNRQLLGATVVPYQPPSIYNGKALQPLTAANVENLHKWDSGTFSDMVVPDQLLLIIEDKDNYRKAIAIINTVSKNEVWLQPLWMRVVVYISGLIMLILLVGLFTYSIAIMTIILPVEINYTPVGAWVVTIVSFFSVPIGLLVQLSLWKMDDEKHVVGAMQKAAGRANAILREEKLLMGCRSNSNLYLVYVCLDGCEGEFEEAFESQVDAKEAFEKALCNFSSGYACCLAKKHFPFPQPDSRPGHLVGGVCFCQYVSLQLSGGKWK, encoded by the exons ATGACTCAGTCGGCCATAAACAG gtcTTTCCTCCAAGAGATGGCTGAGAATAAATCCCTGACGGCGTCCACCGACGCTCCTCCCGCTCTGATGGAAGGCGAGACTTTCCACGTCTTCATCAGCTACAGCAGCACAGACCAGCAGTGGACGCACTCCCTCATAGACCAGCTGGAGGCCCGCGGCTTGCAAGTCTGCTACCACGAGCGCGACTTCACACCGGGCCGCACCGTGCTGGAGAACATGTCCGAGTGCATCCAGGAGAGCCAGAAGGTCCTGCTGGTGCTCAGCTCGGAGTTCGTGCGGAGCCGCTGGTGCCTCCTGGAGGCCAACATGTCTCTGTTCCGAGACTGTCTGGAGAGGAAGCCCATCGTCCCCGTGCTGCTGGAGCCGGGAGTGTGCGTCCCGCTTCACCTGTGCCACCTCACCTACCTGGAGGCCGTCGACACCGAGTTCCTGGCCAAGCTGCTCAAGGTGCTCTTCACCAACAACCGGCAGCTTCTAGGCGCCACGGTGGTTCCCTATCAGCCTCCGTCCATCTACAACGGCAAGGCCCTGCAGCCTTTGACCGCTGCTAACGTGGAAAATCTTCATAAGTGGGATTCGGGTACGTTCAGTGACATGGTTGTGCCGGACCAACTGCTGCTGATTATCGAGGACAAGGACAACTACCGGAAGGCCATCGCCATCATCAACACTGTTTCTAAAAATGAAGTGTGGCTGCAGCCTCTCTGGATGAGAGTTGTGGTCTACATAAGTGGTTTGATCATGTTGATCTTACTAGTTGGGCTATTTACTTACTCGATAGCAATAATGACTATAATTCTTCCTGTAGAAATTAACTATACCCCTGTTGGAGCGTGGGTAGTAACCATTGTGAGTTTCTTCTCCGTTCCAATCGGGTTGCTTGTTCAGCTTTCGCTCTGGAAGATGGACGACGAGAAGCACGTGGTGGGGGCGATGCAGAAAGCCGCGGGGCGGGCCAATGCCATCCTCCGCGAGGAGAAGCTCCTCATGGGCTGCCGCTCCAATTCCAACTTATATCTGGTCTACGTTTGTCTGGACGGCTGCGAGGGCGAGTTCGAGGAGGCGTTCGAGTCGCAGGTGGACGCAAAGGAGGCCTTTGAAAAAGCCCTGTGCAATTTCTCGTCGGGTTACGCCTGCTGCCTGGCCAAAAAACACTTCCCTTTCCCTCAGCCCGACTCCCGCCCGGGTCACCTGGTGGGCGGGGTGTGTTTTTGCCAGTACGTCTCCCTGCAGCTGAGCGGCGGGAAGTGGAAGTGA